The genomic segment GATGGACGACATAAGAAGAGCGTACAAAAAGCTGGTTAAAAAATATCATCCTGATGTGAATGGCGGTGGCAAGGAGACCGAAGAAATCTTCAAAAGGATCATCAATGCCTATCACCATTTCACCAGCAAACAGACAGGGAAACAAGCATGACATCAACAGGCCCAGCCCCCAGCCCTGCCGACACCCCGGACATCAAGGTAAATGTCCGGCAGGTGTTCGGCATTGACAGCGATATCGAGGTTCCGGCCTTTTCCGACAGCAGCGATCATGTGCCGGACCTGGACGAAACCTATATTTTCGATCACGATACCACGCTCGCCATTCTGGCCGGTTTTGCCTATAACCGGCGGGTGATGATTCAAGGCTATCACGGCACCGGGAAATCCACCCATATTGAACAGGTGGCCGCACGCCTCAACTGGCCCTGCGTCCGCATCAATCTGGACAGTCATATCAGCCGGATTGACCTGGTGGGCAAGGACGCCATTGTGTTGCGGGACGGCAAGCAGGTGACGGAATTTCAGGAAGGCATTCTGCCCTGGGCACTGCAAAACCCCACGGCGTTGGTATTTGACGAATATGACGCCGGGCGGCCAGATGTGATGTTTGTGATACAGCGGGTCCTAGAAGTTTCCGGCAAACTCACTCTGCTGGACCAGAACAAGGTCATTCGCCCGCATCCCGCCTTCCGCCTGTTTGCCAC from the Luteithermobacter gelatinilyticus genome contains:
- the cobS gene encoding cobaltochelatase subunit CobS, with the translated sequence MTSTGPAPSPADTPDIKVNVRQVFGIDSDIEVPAFSDSSDHVPDLDETYIFDHDTTLAILAGFAYNRRVMIQGYHGTGKSTHIEQVAARLNWPCVRINLDSHISRIDLVGKDAIVLRDGKQVTEFQEGILPWALQNPTALVFDEYDAGRPDVMFVIQRVLEVSGKLTLLDQNKVIRPHPAFRLFATANTIGLGDTSGLYHGTQQINQGQMDRWSIVTTLNYLPHEMEENIIVAKLPNLNNDAGRKLIKQMVQVADLSRTGFINGDISTVMSPRTVLTWAENTAIFHDAGFAFRVTFLNKCDEMERPIVAEYYQRCFGEELPEVTAPGLNPVVTGH